The region catttatttctccattaaaaccctgatgtatatgatctggcacatgcattgcacggataatcccttagagggcagtatcatccatctgatggcttttccaacaaccttgcaagatcgcaccaattgagaaaggagagacacctatacttattaatttaatagtgggaaatgtttttttctgatttttggaaatactaatatgtctGATAcgtctgtttatttttatatagttataaatgtacgaatttaaagcattgtgacagGATGCATCAAATATGAcgacaaatcaaaagtcatatgtggaagttgatttaaaaaagttgataaaaaaataaatactctatttacaaagaatcagaatttttctcatttattttatagttaTATTTCAGGCCTTACAGGGTTAATTTCACAATCGAGTAGTTgtccattaactcattaactgccattgacggctgtagacatcaaaaatgaatttgaactactGCTATTAGTTTCgcaattttttcccacttttgttaacaagagtatgaaaacctagaaaaaaaatgtacatttagaaaattatataaaaatgttgattaatcatgagttaactattgaagtcgtgcgattaattacaatttaaaaaaaattattgtctgacgcccctaattttttaataatattttttttcttttttttttaattaggggcatcaggcgattacattttttaaaattgtaattaacttcactagttaactcaagagtaatcccgaatctgttctaaatgtacaatacattttttttctaggttttcatactaaaaatgtgaaactaaaagaaatagttcaaatgaatttttgacctctatagccgtcaatggcagtgaatgagttaatcgattaattgtaACACCTCTAGTGTCTTTAGAATCGGATGTATTCCTTTTATGTTGCCTGGCATCGTCGTCATTAAAAGTAAAGCCAGGGTTTTTGTTGTAATGGTAAATAAATGGGCCTTCAATTTGtttagcgcttttccacctacAAGGGACTCAAAGTACTTCACACTTTACACAGTAAAGTTTACattgtggggaatatttgacacaGTATTTGGCAACCCCGGCTTGCTCTCACGGTAAACGGCCAGCCAGGTACGAGACTCCCGCTGGACGCAGGGATAGTCAAAAAGCCTTGATTCAAACCAGGCATATTGTATATAAACAGACGAGACTACGTAATGATGTTGAATTGAAACTGAGCGCATGCTTCCTTCATGGAAGTGAACAACTATTGGCTAATAAATACACACCCCGATCAAGTGACCAATCATTACAGACAGGCCGATGGCCAAGGAAGCAGATCCACCGAGGTCCGTCCGTTTGGAGTCGCATGTGGCAAAAATGGTGAAGACCAGCTGAAATGTTAAGAGCAGCTCCACGAGTAGGGCGAGTGCCTCACCGACATTTTCATCTATCTGAGCAAACACAAAGATTGTCgaggaaagaaaaatacagcacATGTTAAATCCAGAGTCCTCACCATGCTGACGCCCACACCATTCTCCCTGAGTTTGGCGGGTGTGACGGCAAGCACGATCCCAGAACCTGCGATTGCGCCCACTAACTGGGCCATGAAGTAGAACAGCCCCTTTATTGGGGTCACTTTCTTGGTCACGAACATTGCCGCCGTGACAGCCGGGTTGATGTGTGCGCCGCTGATGTGGCCAAAGCATTGCACCAAGGTGGCAATGGTTAAGCCGAAGCTTATTGAAATGAAGAGCTTGGTGTCTGGTACGTGTACCACTCCCGTAGGTGGTTTCTTAGACGAGTTCCAGTCGATGGCGGAGCCCGTACAGATAAACACGAATAATAGCATGGCCAGGAATTCTGCAGCTACGGCCCTCCAGAAATCCTTGCTCTTCATATTTTCGACTCCCAGCATTGTGCTCCTGTGGTGAACAGAATgaagaattaattaattgaaaagTGTATAAAGTGCTCTTTCCACGAGTGAAAATCTTTACTTTGTCCTCATtggtgtcttcttttttttaaattcatatttcaaaTTCTTGCTTCCAGGAGAACCAGTGTGGCTCACCTTAAAAACCGAGCTCAGTTCCCAGCAGTCataattaactcgttcactgccattgacggctatagacgtcaaaaattaatttgaactatttctattcgttttaacatttttcccacttttgttaacaagagtatgaaaacctagattttttttattgtacatttagaacagatataaaattcgtgattaatcgtgagttaactattgaagtcatgcaattaattacaattaacgcgattttttttaaaaaaagagaaaagattaataaaaattaggggcgtcaggggattaattttttttattgcaattaaacgcatgacttcactagttaactcacgattaatcacaaattgtatatctgttctaaatgtacaataaaaaaaatctaggttttcatactcttgttaacaaaagtggcacattttttaaagtaatagaaatagttcaaatgaatttttgacgtctatagccgtcaatggcagtgaatgagttaaagcctACATGGCATAGGCCTACCAGTAAAGAGGGGAAAAGGGAGCTTGACTGTCCATTGTAGCGTTTGTGGGCATTGGTATCCAAATTAAGAGGCAATGTTATGAAGCTCATTTCACTGACAAACTTTCTAAGTCACCAAAATTGCTAATTCATGttgctgtatgtatattttgGACCCAGCAGATGTGGTCACTTTTTCTCTTAACcaataaagtcataaaagaaccaaaaaaacatttttgctgacATTTCAAAAATGCCTGTACATTGCTGGTAAATCTTTGCGCCATTCATCTATTTGCATATTTTGCTGGCGTCTGGCTGAAACTCCGATGACACAATTTCCgaaatttcatatattttttggggcaaatCAATACTAAGGATGTTTGatagcactttttttccagGCTGAAACCAGTACGAGAACTTTTTGAGTAGTCATCGATTCTAAGTAccaataccaccagtacttttgagtcataaaatttccccccaaaaacaatgactggtccttttaaagaaagacctctTAGATTAGGACTCTAATGATTAGATAGGTGGcttgagctaggccgttgtgtCGCTGTTATTCATCCTTGCTTGGCGCCTTTCTATCATTCTTACATGGGCAAGGCTGAGCCGTCCGCCCATGTGGGGAGTCGGCCTAGACAGTATAAGAGTAGCGACTATTTTGGAATAGAGCAGTTCCTCTTCCACAGCTGTGTACgcgatctttctggcatccagtaataGTTCAACAGAGAACATCATGCAGTCTTCTGGTCATTACTGTTAGCATAATATCGTGAACATTAAGTTACAAGAACCAGTGGAGGTTCCCACCAGACCTATATATCCTAACATAGTACTTTTCCTTAACATTGCAGAAAatgaactcattgactgccattgacggctatagaggtcaaaaattcatttgaactatttttattagtttcacattttgtgtGACAACCTAGGAttgttttattgcacatttagaacggatataaaatttgtgattaatcgtgagttaactattgaagtcatgcgattaattacaattcaaaaatgtaatcgtctgacgcccctaatttttaatagtctttccttttcttttttaattattaattattaattttttaaaattgtaattaatcacatgccgattaaaaaaaataatcaactgatgatcctaatttttaataatcgtttctctttttaaaaaaaaaatcgcattaattgtaattaattgcatgacttcaatagttaactcaagattaatcacaaattttatatctgttctaaatgaacgatacatttttcctaggttttcatactcttgttaacaaaagtggaaaacaaatatgaaactaatagaaatagttcaaattaatttttgacgtctatagccgtcaacggcagggaatgagttaatgagagtTTTCAGTTCTTCCAATTTTTAGTTCCTGTTGATAAAAATGACCACAAGACGGTGACCAATACTGTCACAAGTACCGTTAGCTTCAAATAAAGTCTGGTAttggcccgataccgatacctggtatcggtactctccTTTCCCTAATCAATACTCATGTTCAGTTAACCCATTTGTGTGCTACCTTTACAACTTAATGACAAAactaaagtgttaaaaaatggCTAGCTCTATTTCTCGATGGAATGTTACTGGTTGAACGATGCTTTTTTGTacgatttttaaaatgctgtGTTTGCATTTATCACTATTGTCCAGTTTTTAATTAAACTCACTTTTAGTTTAACTAACTCCCTCTGGAAGGGTACAAGGGACAAGCACGGCGGATACAACTCAACTGTCGtttattgcacacacacacacatcaacacGCTCACACACTGCCTCACATACTTGTTCACATTTAACCGGAGTAGCAGTATTTGTGCCCGCCGTTAGCGTTAGCGTGATTAGTAGTAGCACTAGTAGTAGTTAGCATTAGTAGTAGGTCGTAAACCGTTGAGGCGTCCCGGTCCTGACATTCAACAACAAGACCCCGCACACACAGGTGCAAACCATTCATTCATGATTCTCCTTACTCCCTATAATAATAGTACATCATGGGCATTAGGTAATTGGCTCGACTAAAAGATATGTACACAAAtaagaaaatttaaatatatgtgTAAACACAAAATTATGCACTACAAGAATTCATCTGTTACTTACTGTAAGTAAATTAAATTGGCACataatttgtaaacaaaacaaaatgtagttCACATTACAGACAGTTCtacaataataatttgtaaatattCAATTTGTGAGTTGTTGAATGTGGGTTTGTGGATCAGCCGGCgcgcaaattttatttttgagacaaatgtcACCGTTTTCAAGACAGGTTTGAAACATTCACGTGTGAAAACTAAAGGCACGGCCCTACTTTGTCCACTAGGAGGCAGTGTTGCTGTCTCAGTTGAACGGGAACGTATCATCTCCCGTTaggtaaaaaaattggggattGGAAAATCTTTATCTGATCttcttttcaaaacaaaatactgtacgaccgtagtttttttccctttgtgcTTGCTTTGCCTTAAAGCCAGAAGACGGTCTTCTTATGCTGCTTCTACTACTTCTTCTACAGTGCAGTGGCAGCCCAAGAGGTCTTTCAGAGACATCCGTTAATCTGGCCTTCACTGAAATTGCTCAAATTCTGCACGATTATACTTTACAACTTTAGATACATTAAAATATGGATGCAACTGATGAAGGAAACAATTTTACCATGAAAAGGTTAAATGAAAAGCAGTTATGgccaatattttgtttttttgcgttaAGGCATGTTGAAGtaggaaatatttttaaatccaggttaaaaatgaTATTTCTCCATTTCTTTGACTAAGCAAGGTCTTttaatacagcattttttaaatcaatttcacCATACAGTAATGGTATTTTAGTAATTTCAGAAAGCTACTTCTATTTATGTCCTTTGCTTTGAAATGTctctaaatattttgtttgtaaatgtgtttaaatggtGTCAATATCGcttttgaatgtgttttgttaTTCTGTTTGTACAGTAAACGCTTTTAGTTGTTGCACTTTTTGGCTGTGTATAGTACATTGTGCCTTATAAAGTTTCCTTGCCTTGAAAGCACTCGGGGGAGATTAtacataaaatgaattttgtgtCATCAGAGCAATATACACAGGTATATTGGAATCAATGCTGAATCATAACATACGATAGAAAACATCaataatttttcaaaacatcaatatattttcatacagGAAGTGTAAAGGTTGTTTTCAGTTAAATATTgataaatatgatttaaataaatcagTAACATACAGTGGTGCAGTACTTACACTGAAGAAGGAGGCTGTGTGGACCTGATAGCTGATTGTGAACCGCCAATGGTACCCTGGGATTGCACGCCTGGCATCACCTCTCAGGAGTTATAATGCCTGCACAAGTTGGGAGGAGTCAGGGCTTTTTTACAGTAACACTGTGACTGACTACAAGTTGAGTCAAAGAGGCTCATTGGCATGTCAAGAGGTTTGTGTGCTGTCCAGCTTTTACTTGAAAGAGTGTAGTGTAGTTTCTCCTGGTGACAAACTCTGCAAGTGTTTGGGTGGAACACAACTTTTGCAAAATACTTCAATTATGATATAGTAGTGGTGCGTGGGCTCCCTCTATTGACAAGCAAAAGAATCACTGTGTGCAGTTAAATTTAACGTTcacaatataacacaatatacATTTGTGTTTAATCTAAGACGCAACTATTTGAGTACCATTTATTATACTTTTGTGtgcaatacatttcaattgaatCACTTGTACAGTTTTAAGCATTAATGTTCACAGCATGCATGCCACTCACTtagaatataaaatattatattttttacggGTAAAATTTATGGCTTGTCTTTTGATGAATCATGAACACCTGGACCAGTTGGTCACGATGGTGGTACTTCAAGAGCTAAGTACTTTTTTAGGTGGTATTTGGTGTCAAAATGTTTGAGGACCGCTGGACTAAAAGCAAGCAAATCATTATTTTATGAAAGTACGTTTATTTGCTCATCTTATGTAAACATTACTGTACttgcatccatttttttcttggtaAAATCAAATGAGTCATTTGAACAACTTCTGGTGCGTTATGGTACTGTTTGAGAGTTAGAATTCAGAAATTCTTTGGTGAAAATAACCATTATTGGACTGATAAACATGAGCCGAGTTAGGAAAGATCAACCTGTGCTTAAAATGTGACCACTAAACGTATGAACGTGATTGGGCGCCGTGTATCAAGTGTGTAATATGTAGGTGTTTATAGTGTTTTAGCGTTGATAAAATTCCACAGTGTCCCTGAACTAGTCATACTCACAGCGTTCTTCTCCTGTAGGTATGTTGACGCTCCTATTTAAATTTGTGAGTCCttcaaaagtttttatttttttttattgtttacccAAAGTGAAGCTATAACACAATTGTAAAGGTAAAGCAACCGTTCTAATTCGCTAGCCTGATGTGCTAAAGGCCGTATGCGTGGTTACGTAAGCATATGAAATCACCTTTATGTCGGCGATCACGACCACCATTTCGTGGATAAATGTGTCCTCCTAAACCCTCTGATTTAGTCGATAAGTGAGCTCATATAAAAACACGCGGGTCTGTGACGCTAACTAAACGTTTATTTTATACTTAGGGCGTGTTTTATTTCACATGCACCGGTATGTTGACATGCGTCAGTATGCGCAATCTTTCATACGTCAAGCCAAATAGATGTTTGAATATTAACATCGCTCAGTAGCTTCGAAGTGGAATGCTTGTGGTGAAATATTTTGTTCTTCCACCAAAGAAATAGAAAACGGGAGTTTGCGTTTACTTTACTTCGTTTTTAGGAGTGGAATAGGGTTTGTTATAATGCACTTACACAATGGAACATGATAATAAAACGCATCGTGTGTTTTCCTTtacagcagtggtgtccaaactcggtcctcgggggccggtagtcccgcaggttttggatatttctctcctccaacacagctgaagctcatcagcaagctctactaagcctgataacaatcctgttgattgaaacaggtgcgttggagcagggaaacctccaaaacctgcaggactaccggcccccgaggaccgagtttggacaccactgctttacAGCTATGTGGCTGAATCATTTGTTTCGGTCACACAAGTCCAGGTCATCAAAATTCCGAGGTAACATGTACGTCTTAGCAGTTACAGCTGATGGAGTAGCTTGACGGTGCACAGTGCACGCTCATTATTAGTGGCACCATTTTGGAATATTTGGATAATGACTATATTAGTGTATACCTAACTGGTCAGAAAATAGTAATTTTTAAGAATTATGTGTGGGACAGCATCCTCTCACTcctaaaacatgcattttaggtCTTCAATGAAGACTAATTGAACATATGTGTGAATATGAATGTGTTTGTCTACAAAAGGGGTCACCTttcttgtcaaaagagccattttaggccaaataaatagcCAGAAATCTGcctggagccgcaaaaccttTGAACATTGCGATGACCGAAACTGCGTCAGTGTTAGTCTGAGAGCCcaagagctgcaccataacaaaaGATATGCAACATCCAATATTTttgagattcttttttttttttttttactttctgtcttccattcctgtttttttttttttaaatatacttttgtttttcatacttttttcgatttttttgtctttctgtaAACTTTCTGacgtttttggcaatttttggcACGTAACGgggtttcttttgttttgggacattttatagttactttttgaacgttttctttgttgactttttttttgcaattttgtgtgcataaggtaattttatgtttttcttcttcctttttggacattttatggtcactttttggacaattttagttattttttaaaaactttttcatctacctttttgtctctttttggcAACTTATAAATTTGGACTCTGGcatgttttgaatatttaatgatttatttatttttaaatcaaaattgttaattcattcaaataatattttatctaaaaatgaaaatacatatgtaaaaacaatattttctactttttaactttttttaattaatttttttagagatGCACCGGGAGCTGCAGGAGAGGTCGACTAAGGAGCCAAATGTGCGCATACCATTTCAGTCTGGACCAGGAGATATCCAttacagccagcttccaatgcTGGCTCATGACCAAAAAGGAGCAGACTTGGAGAATGGGGAGCAAGCAAGTTGACGTATTTGGTGAGTTGATTTTGTGTTCGGTTTGAACATAGGATGATCTGAATTGAGCTGCAGCGTGAACATAGCATTATGCTATGTTCACGCTGCAGCTCAATTCAGATCATTTATTTTGGCCAATATATGTGGCATGTAtccgatttttttcccatgcagtgtgaacagtacaattattattattattttcttttcaaatccgACCCGGGCCTCTTTTGTGATTAGTCatcacctgagccctgagcaactgtgatgttattttcagccgacagcaagtggcaaaatggctgccccttgagAGGtggtttttgctgcttaattcatattccacaagcacaatattaatcaaaattactttttagactagtgggggcacatagaactAACCTGGAAACTAGATTCATCGCTGTATTAGTGATTGAGTCTGGACACAGTCGCCATCAAGTGCATTTCCGAGGCGGGGGCAAACCTAACCAAAGAGACAGTGGAAAGAACCAATCAGAGAGCAGAAGTTGTGTCTTTTTAGCACTTGCTACGCATCGTAGTTGATGAACAAATATAGCTGACATTCTGCGCATTCTTACCATTGAAATGTGCATGTAGCGCTTCTCCGAGCCTTATCGGTGGCATTTTCGCCATcgagacagaaaataacatgaaaacgcaGCGGAGATATCAATGTAttcaatttagcattttattgtaaagacattttttgggcttcatttttaaaaattcagaaaataagaaATCTGATCTTTTTCAGCtgatgtcaattaaaaaaaatcgtgaTCGCTTGATTTCCGATCATGTGATTGCATCGGCACAACtctaatgaaaataaatcaattcgaGACTGG is a window of Vanacampus margaritifer isolate UIUO_Vmar chromosome 2, RoL_Vmar_1.0, whole genome shotgun sequence DNA encoding:
- the aqp4 gene encoding aquaporin-4, which gives rise to MPGVQSQGTIGGSQSAIRSTQPPSSVSTMLGVENMKSKDFWRAVAAEFLAMLLFVFICTGSAIDWNSSKKPPTGVVHVPDTKLFISISFGLTIATLVQCFGHISGAHINPAVTAAMFVTKKVTPIKGLFYFMAQLVGAIAGSGIVLAVTPAKLRENGVGVSMIDENVGEALALLVELLLTFQLVFTIFATCDSKRTDLGGSASLAIGLSVMIGHLIGIPFSGASMNPARTFGPAVIYNKFAGHWVYWVGPMLGGVIAALVYEFIFCPDSGKPSPGQVIPKNQTGTYKDMEGGSMQPLKKKRRTERKDPPPTRDVLSTV